One Hordeum vulgare subsp. vulgare chromosome 4H, MorexV3_pseudomolecules_assembly, whole genome shotgun sequence DNA window includes the following coding sequences:
- the LOC123447883 gene encoding pentatricopeptide repeat-containing protein At3g12770-like, with the protein MPPPNAGRLSDLVRRCAAAKDLIAGGKLHAQALVGGHLPQATLETDLVLLYCRCAALSSARKVFDAMRSPSMHAYNILLAASPPLLALELLSGLLDAGFRPDCYAVPAALRACAELQDPLLGAALHGFTVQLGFLSNVVVSSALLDMYAKAGLLVNAARVFDEMPERDSVVWNCMLTAYARAGMAAKTLELFRRAQVEAVNMASDLRAVPSVLNVCGKEGEMMKGREIHGRMVRSLAFDLDVPIGNALIDMYAKCGQVDASQAVFAGMQERNVVTWSTLISCYGVHGKGKEALRVYKEMLSQRLKPNCITFTSVLSSCSHSGLVTDGRMIFESMRKVHGVEPTAEHYACMVDLLGRAGAIEEAIGLIKKMPMEPCATAWGALLAACAMHNNVDVGEIAAYRLFELEKGNVSNYITLSGIYGAVGQSDGAAGLRLRMKELGMVKTPGCSWVDVKGRAHAFYQGSIPSYLRRQMLWILDRLRKDMGN; encoded by the coding sequence ATGCCGCCGCCTAACGCCGGCCGTCTCTCCGACCTCGTTCGGCGCTGCGCCGCCGCCAAGGATCTAATCGCCGGCGGGAAGCTCCACGCACAGGCTCTCGTCGGTGGCCACCTACCCCAAGCCACCCTCGAGACGGACCTGGTCCTGCTCTATTGTCGCTGCGCTGCCCTCTCCagcgcccgcaaggtgttcgacgcGATGCGTTCTCCGTCCATGCACGCGTACAACATCCTCCTGGCCGCCTCCCCGCCCCTCTTAGCTCTTGAACTACTCTCGGGCCTCCTCGACGCCGGTTTCCGCCCTGACTGCTATGCTGTCCCTGCGGCGCTCCGGGCGTGCGCCGAGCTCCAGGACCCACTTCTTGGCGCCGCACTCCACGGATTTACCGTCCAATTAGGGTTCCTCTCCAATGTTGTTGTCTCCAGCGCACTTCTTGACATGTACGCCAAGGCTGGTCTCCTGGTCAATGCTGCGAGGGTGTTCGACGAGATGCCAGAAAGAGACTCTGTTGTGTGGAATTGCATGCTAACTGCTTATGCAAGGGCTGGAATGGCAGCCAAAACCCTTGAGCTCTTCAGAAGGGCTCAAGTGGAGGCGGTGAACATGGCGAGCGATCTGCGGGCCGTGCCGAGCGTGCTAAATGTCTGCGGAAAGGAAGGAGAGATGATGAAGGGGAGAGAAATACATGGTAGGATGGTGCGAAGCCTTGCATTCGACTTGGATGTCCCAATTGGGAACGCGTTGATCGACATGTATGCAAAGTGCGGGCAAGTGGACGCGTCACAAGCAGTGTTTGCAGGCATGCAGGAGAGGAATGTGGTGACCTGGTCGACACTGATATCTTGCTATGGTGTCCATGGGAAGGGAAAAGAGGCATTGCGTGTGTACAAGGAGATGTTATCTCAGAGACTGAAGCCGAACTGTATCACCTTCACATCTGTCCTTTCAAGTTGCAGCCATTCAGGGCTCGTGACTGATGGCCGGATGATCTTTGAGTCAATGAGGAAGGTTCATGGTGTAGAGCCCACTGCTGAGCACTATGCGTGTATGGTGGACCTCTTGGGGCGTGCTGGAGCCATTGAAGAAGCTATCGGGCTTATAAAGAAGATGCCTATGGAACCTTGTGCTACTGCATGGGGAGCTCTACTCGCTGCTTGTGCCATGCATAATAATGTCGATGTTGGAGAGATTGCGGCATATAGGCTGTTTGAGTTAGAAAAAGGCAATGTCAGTAACTATATCACTCTCTCTGGAATTTATGGTGCAGTTGGTCAGTCTGATGGTGCTGCAGGATTAAGATTAAGGATGAAGGAACTTGGCATGGTCAAGACGCCTGGTTGCAGCTGGGTTGATGTGAAGGGAAGAGCTCATGCCTTTTACCAAGGGAGCATCCCGAGTTATTTGAGGAGACAAATGCTTTGGATTTTAGATCGGTTACGTAAGGATATGGGCAATTGA